A stretch of DNA from Pirellulales bacterium:
GCGCCGAACCGAAATTGCAAGTCGTGTGCCGAGAGGTGCGGTTTCTGCCCGCCGGCTCAAGGGGCTTGTCGCAACCTTATGATTGCGTTGGCCTTATCGAACGTGCCGACGTGCAGGACGCGATGCTGGCAGGGGCTCGCGGTGGTATCTATCGTCGCGGTTGAAAGCGACTTTTTACAATGCTCCGCTGGCAGCCGTTGTCTTACCCAGTCGTTTAAGTTGATTGCGTCGCGCGCCTGTCGTTGCCAGCACAGTTCGCCTGCGCGGCGCTGCCTGCCCGGAGCACAAACACTTTGAGTTCGCCCCGCATCGAAGTCCTGACCATCGAATCACTGCCGTTCGGAGAAAACACCTACGTCGCCTGGCTCGAGGGGCGCGACGACTGCCTGATCGTCGATGCCGGCCTGGAGCCGCGCAAGATCGTGCACGCCGTCGAAGCGCGAAAGTTGAGACCCGCGGCACTGCTTTGCACGCATGGGCACGCTGATCACATCGGCGGCAACGAGTACCTCAAGCGGATCTGGCCCGAGGTGCCGATCGTCACCGGCAAGAACGAAGCACAGATGCTGGTTGATGCCCGCCTCAACATGTCGGCGGTGTTCGGCGTACCCGTCACGAGTCCGCCGGCCGACATCCTGTTGGCCGACGGCGAATCGTTTTCGGCGGCCGGGTTCGAACTACAGGTGTACGAGATTCCCGGGCACTCGCGAGGTCACATCGTGTTCGTGTGGCGGGGAGCTTCGCCCTACCAGGTCTTTGGCGGCGACGTGTTGTTCGCCGGCAGCATTGGCCGGACCGATTTTCCCGGCGGCAGCTTCGAACAACTGGCCGCGGGAATTCACCACAGGCTGTTCACCCTGCCCGACGACACGGTGGTCTGGCCGGGCCATGGACCTGCCACGACCACCGGCCGCGAGAAGCGCACCAATCCGTTCGTCGGCGAAGCCGCGGGGATCTACGGGATCGACGATATCTAGGACCTCCGGCCCGCACAGGTACAACTCTGCCGGGGCCGAATCGTGCAACCTGCTTGCCGCCGGTGCGGCCCGCGGAGAAGATAGCGGGCAACCGGCTGTTTACTCCGGCCGAGAACGCCTGCCGTCACGCTTACCGACAGGATCATCTGACCATGCGTTGGCAAGAAGGACGCCGTAGCGAGAACATCGAGGATCGCCGGGGCATGCGGCCCCGCACGGTCGCGGCCGGTGGCGGCGGCTTGATCATGCTCATCATCATCGTGCTGGCGATGTTGTTTGGCGTCGATCCGCGTCCGCTGATGCAACAAGCGCAACAGCCGCAGGCGGGCGCCGAGGCCGATGGCGAAGCGGGCCCCATCGAATCTTCTCCGGAAGAAGAGCAGCTCAAGGATTTTGTCGCCACGGTGCTGGCCGACACGGAGGACGTTTGGAAGGCGCTGTTTCAAGCGGGCGGCCGGCAATATCGCGAACCTACGTTGGTATTGTTCCGCGGTCAGGTGGAATCGGCCTGCGGATTGGCCAGCGCTGCTGTCGGGCCCTTCTACTGCCCGGCCGACGAAAAGCTCTACCTCGACCTGGCCTTCTTCGAAGAACTGCAGAACCGTTTTCGTGCACCGGGCGATTTTGCGCAGGCCTATGTAATCGCCCACGAGATCGGGCATCACGTCCAGAATCTCTTGGGCACAATGGAGCAGGTTCATCGTCTCCGCGGCCGCGTGAGCGAGACCGAGTTCAACCAGATGTCGGTCCGCCTCGAATTGCAGGCCGACTTCTACGCGGGTGTCTGGGCCCACCACGCTCAACGCATGAAAGGCCTGCTCGAGGCCGGCGACATCGAGGAGGGGCTCCGGGCTGCCAGTGCCATCGGCGACGACAAAATCCAGAAAATGACCCAGGGATACGTCGTGCCCGATTCCTTCACCCACGGCAGCTCGGAACAGCGCATCCGCTGGTTCCGCAAGGGCCTGCAAACGGGCGATTTATCGCAGGGTGATACGTTCAATGCCGACGACCTGTAACGCGCAAGACTCGCTCGCCTGACGGTCTGGCCCCAGGCTCTGCGGGGTTTTCCGGACAAATCGGGGCGAAAATCGCCCATTTTGCCCGTTCGGGCGCGCTTGACTCCCGCCGCGCAGCAGCTATTATCACTTCGATCGATCGCCTGACCGATCAAGTTCATCGACCCTGCTTTGCCTTGCTAATGCAGCTCTCTCGCGTCTGACCTCGGCCAATGGCCGACCTTCTTGTCAGACCTTCCGCGGGCGATTCCAGCAACCCGATTGCTGTGCTTCGCGCTTGCCGCTAACCGACCACGCGCCGCGGCCACGAATTGCATCGTCTTGACCGGTAGTTCCGGCGTGCTTTTGCGCTCGACGAGAACAGCCAGGCCAACGTGCCTTCGCGGTGCTTACCTGCCCCATACGCCACACCCGCATCCATCCGGAGTTTCACCCTATGTCGTTCCCGATCTTACGTCGCACCTGGCTGCTGCTGGCGGCCGCATGCACGCTGTTCGCAGCGATCGCGCCGGCGCGCGCCGCCGAGTTGTTGGTGGCCGACCGGCTGAGCAATTCGGTCTACCGCTACTCGGCGGCAGGCGATTTTCTCGGCGTCTTGCTGCAAGACAACGTGAATCTGAATCAACCCAGCGGCATTCAGTTGTCGCCCGATAAGACCAAGCTGTACGTTGCCAGCTCGCAGAACGGCAAGGTGATCTCCTACGACTACAACGGCACCACCGCCACGAACCCGCAGGTGTTCGCGTCGGGTTTAGTGTTTCCGAATTCGGTCATCTTCAGCCCGGATGGCAGCAAGGTCTATGTCTCGCAACTCGGTGGCGGCGGCGTCGCGCAGTTCAACTCCAACGGCACCAGCGCCGGAAGCGCGCTGGTCGGCGGTTCGTCGAGCCAGCTCTCGGGCCTGGCTTTCGCACCCAGCGGGCAACTGCTCGTCGGTGCGTTTGCCGACGACGCGACGGGCGTGTTGGGCGGTGTCGAGCGCAGCAATGCCGGCCTCAGCTCGCTTACGGATTTCATCGCTCCGGCCGCAAATCTTTGGGGCGTCGGGAATCTGCTCGTCGACGGCAATGACTTGTACGTGACGGCCGGGTTCGCCGGCCTGGTGAAGAAGTACGACGCCA
This window harbors:
- a CDS encoding MBL fold metallo-hydrolase, which produces MSSPRIEVLTIESLPFGENTYVAWLEGRDDCLIVDAGLEPRKIVHAVEARKLRPAALLCTHGHADHIGGNEYLKRIWPEVPIVTGKNEAQMLVDARLNMSAVFGVPVTSPPADILLADGESFSAAGFELQVYEIPGHSRGHIVFVWRGASPYQVFGGDVLFAGSIGRTDFPGGSFEQLAAGIHHRLFTLPDDTVVWPGHGPATTTGREKRTNPFVGEAAGIYGIDDI
- a CDS encoding zinc metallopeptidase — protein: MRWQEGRRSENIEDRRGMRPRTVAAGGGGLIMLIIIVLAMLFGVDPRPLMQQAQQPQAGAEADGEAGPIESSPEEEQLKDFVATVLADTEDVWKALFQAGGRQYREPTLVLFRGQVESACGLASAAVGPFYCPADEKLYLDLAFFEELQNRFRAPGDFAQAYVIAHEIGHHVQNLLGTMEQVHRLRGRVSETEFNQMSVRLELQADFYAGVWAHHAQRMKGLLEAGDIEEGLRAASAIGDDKIQKMTQGYVVPDSFTHGSSEQRIRWFRKGLQTGDLSQGDTFNADDL
- a CDS encoding SMP-30/gluconolactonase/LRE family protein is translated as MSFPILRRTWLLLAAACTLFAAIAPARAAELLVADRLSNSVYRYSAAGDFLGVLLQDNVNLNQPSGIQLSPDKTKLYVASSQNGKVISYDYNGTTATNPQVFASGLVFPNSVIFSPDGSKVYVSQLGGGGVAQFNSNGTSAGSALVGGSSSQLSGLAFAPSGQLLVGAFADDATGVLGGVERSNAGLSSLTDFIAPAANLWGVGNLLVDGNDLYVTAGFAGLVKKYDATTGAVAGGFTAPSGLGFPASITLAPDGNGLLVGSLGFAAGGGNISRFGFDGTALGLFKAAQANPALGFTEPTGLLVVPEPSSIVLAGSAVAALAMAAMRRRRS